The following coding sequences are from one Pelagovum sp. HNIBRBA483 window:
- a CDS encoding arylsulfotransferase family protein → MTFLDRVAKYLFILSAVFLTIGGAFVYGVVASSKDLQPVPLLRTVLVDIGNIGLFDEVPFSVRNHLQPSRGQGNGVTKNVTDDDNLVFMMGFFDGENQARLIERDGTIIQRWSLDYLKHFPDAESRPCAVSSPLDVDTHGALVTPHGELVFNYEYCGTVKLTQCGEVVWAVDEYTHHSVTRAEKGGYWVLGRTLWEPSHEPDRFRPFSATLSTGTIKEDTILRISEDGEILERTSIPELMREGGLLPILTATGSSFDAGSVGPDEPVHANKIAELSSRFSDSFPLFRAGDLMISMRELNFIMVIDRETHAVKWHQTGPWLRQHDPEFRSDGRISVFNNNTFSTAYKNRRTDLSTPFSTNIILVDPATSETEVRFGESTGQEMLSVIRGQHELLPDDGMIITEFDGGRVIEVDGSGMIVWEYVNQFNDQYVGEITNADLFPRNFFGNNLAGFDTCQ, encoded by the coding sequence ATGACGTTTCTGGATCGAGTCGCAAAATATCTGTTTATATTATCCGCAGTATTCCTCACAATCGGCGGCGCGTTTGTCTATGGTGTGGTGGCGTCTTCCAAAGACCTACAACCGGTACCATTGCTCAGGACGGTATTGGTCGATATTGGAAATATCGGCTTGTTCGACGAAGTTCCGTTCTCGGTCAGAAATCATTTGCAGCCTTCCCGTGGGCAGGGCAACGGGGTAACCAAGAACGTCACCGACGATGATAACCTCGTATTCATGATGGGGTTCTTCGACGGTGAAAACCAAGCGCGGCTCATCGAGCGCGATGGTACGATCATTCAACGCTGGTCATTGGATTATTTGAAACATTTCCCAGATGCGGAAAGCCGTCCTTGCGCGGTAAGTTCTCCGCTGGACGTTGATACGCATGGAGCACTCGTCACCCCTCACGGCGAACTTGTGTTCAATTATGAGTATTGCGGCACCGTGAAATTGACTCAATGTGGCGAGGTCGTCTGGGCCGTAGATGAATATACGCACCACTCGGTCACGCGCGCCGAAAAAGGCGGGTACTGGGTGCTTGGCCGAACACTCTGGGAACCTTCGCATGAACCTGATCGGTTCCGCCCCTTCTCAGCCACTTTGAGCACCGGCACGATCAAGGAAGATACCATTTTGAGGATTTCAGAAGATGGAGAAATTCTTGAGAGAACTTCCATTCCCGAGTTGATGCGGGAAGGCGGTTTACTGCCAATTTTGACAGCAACAGGCAGCAGTTTCGATGCAGGCAGCGTCGGTCCTGATGAGCCGGTCCATGCAAACAAAATTGCGGAGCTGAGTTCTCGCTTTTCCGACTCTTTTCCGCTGTTCAGGGCTGGTGATTTGATGATTTCGATGCGTGAGCTCAACTTCATCATGGTCATCGATCGAGAAACCCATGCTGTCAAATGGCATCAAACGGGCCCCTGGCTACGGCAGCATGATCCCGAATTCAGGTCAGATGGACGCATCTCGGTTTTCAACAATAATACATTTTCTACAGCGTACAAAAATCGCCGCACAGACCTTTCGACGCCTTTTTCCACGAATATCATACTCGTTGACCCAGCGACATCGGAGACCGAAGTGCGCTTCGGCGAAAGTACCGGACAAGAAATGCTTTCGGTAATCCGAGGTCAGCATGAACTCTTGCCAGATGACGGCATGATCATCACCGAATTTGACGGTGGGCGGGTTATTGAGGTCGATGGTAGCGGTATGATTGTTTGGGAATATGTCAATCAGTTTAATGACCAATACGTCGGCGAAATCACTAATGCAGACCTGTTCCCGCGCAATTTTTTTGGCAACAATCTTGCTGGGTTTGATACCTGCCAATAG
- a CDS encoding DapH/DapD/GlmU-related protein has translation MALSLNNLRKLRGALVALRRWGLRTIWGMDIHPTVELSFSARLDRTHPKGIHVDAYTYIAFDVRVLSHDMVRALRSDTRIGKHCFIGGKSLILPGVTIGDSCIVAAGSVVTKSVPANSIVAGNPARVIRSGVELLPYGRLPPASEGTAEKG, from the coding sequence GTGGCTCTCAGTCTGAACAACTTGCGGAAATTGCGCGGGGCGCTGGTTGCCCTGCGCAGATGGGGTCTCCGCACGATCTGGGGCATGGATATTCACCCAACTGTCGAGCTGTCCTTCTCCGCGCGGCTTGACCGCACCCATCCCAAGGGCATTCACGTCGATGCCTATACCTATATCGCTTTCGATGTGCGGGTACTGTCCCATGATATGGTCCGCGCCCTTCGCAGCGATACGCGGATCGGCAAGCATTGCTTCATTGGCGGAAAATCTCTGATCTTGCCCGGCGTCACGATTGGCGACAGTTGCATCGTTGCCGCCGGATCGGTTGTCACCAAATCTGTCCCCGCCAACAGCATCGTCGCCGGAAATCCCGCGCGGGTGATCCGTAGCGGTGTCGAATTGTTGCCCTATGGTCGCCTGCCCCCCGCATCGGAAGGCACGGCTGAAAAAGGATAA
- a CDS encoding aspartate aminotransferase family protein — protein MNRLTTQAEWIDRARAVLPAGGFGNFDPTTVITRGEAARVWDADGTEYVDYLIGSGPMLLGHGHPEVLEAVLQQLPNGQTFFANNPQGIELAEAICDAVPCAERLRYVSSGGEADMYAIRLARAFTGRDKIVKFEGGYHGMSAEAQMSLAPSKRVNFPQAVPDSAGIPQSVAAEMLIAPFNDPEFIRSLLAEHGHDVAALIVEPLQRIIPPESGFLQCLRDECDRYGIVLIFDEVVTGFRFDYGGAQTLYGVTPDLCTLGKVIGGGFPLAATVGRADIMAHFDKAEVGADAWLMQLGTLSGNPVAAAAGLKSLEILRREGQYSSLRATGERIMGMIDAHLSATGVPYQIVGDATLFEVVFTKDAPRDYRAVKEGDAAAAGRWNAALKANGIFKSAGKTYPSLALTEADLQVTEAAIAKAARAVAGGKSP, from the coding sequence ATGAACCGCCTGACCACCCAAGCCGAATGGATTGACCGCGCGCGCGCCGTGCTCCCTGCGGGGGGCTTCGGAAATTTTGATCCGACGACCGTTATCACCCGTGGCGAGGCTGCGCGGGTGTGGGATGCGGATGGGACGGAGTATGTTGATTATCTGATCGGCTCCGGCCCGATGCTGCTGGGGCATGGGCACCCTGAGGTGCTGGAGGCGGTGCTGCAACAGCTGCCCAATGGGCAGACCTTCTTTGCCAACAACCCGCAGGGCATCGAACTGGCCGAGGCGATTTGTGACGCGGTGCCCTGTGCCGAGCGGCTGCGCTATGTCTCCTCCGGCGGCGAGGCCGATATGTATGCGATCCGGTTGGCGCGGGCGTTTACGGGGCGGGACAAGATCGTAAAGTTTGAAGGCGGTTATCACGGCATGTCGGCCGAGGCGCAGATGAGCCTTGCGCCAAGCAAGCGGGTGAACTTCCCGCAAGCGGTGCCAGATAGCGCGGGGATTCCGCAGAGCGTCGCGGCAGAAATGCTGATCGCGCCGTTCAACGACCCAGAATTCATCCGCTCGCTATTGGCCGAACACGGGCATGACGTGGCGGCGCTGATCGTCGAGCCCTTGCAGCGGATCATCCCGCCGGAGTCTGGCTTTCTCCAATGCTTACGGGATGAATGTGACCGCTATGGCATTGTGCTGATCTTCGACGAGGTGGTGACGGGCTTCCGGTTTGATTACGGAGGTGCGCAGACGCTCTATGGTGTGACGCCCGACCTGTGCACACTGGGCAAGGTGATCGGTGGCGGCTTCCCGCTGGCGGCGACGGTGGGACGCGCGGATATCATGGCGCATTTCGACAAAGCAGAAGTGGGGGCGGATGCGTGGCTGATGCAGCTGGGCACGCTTTCAGGCAATCCGGTGGCGGCGGCGGCGGGGCTGAAGAGCCTCGAAATCCTACGGCGTGAGGGGCAGTATTCGTCCCTCCGCGCGACGGGGGAGCGGATCATGGGGATGATCGACGCCCATCTGAGTGCGACCGGCGTGCCGTATCAGATCGTCGGCGATGCGACATTGTTTGAAGTCGTGTTCACCAAGGACGCACCAAGAGATTACCGCGCGGTAAAAGAGGGCGACGCGGCGGCGGCTGGCCGCTGGAATGCGGCGCTGAAGGCCAACGGAATTTTCAAATCCGCCGGTAAGACCTACCCCAGCCTCGCGCTCACGGAGGCAGATTTACAGGTTACGGAGGCGGCAATCGCCAAAGCAGCGCGGGCGGTGGCGGGGGGCAAGTCTCCCTAA
- a CDS encoding O-antigen ligase family protein, producing MLRSPTLIPDAHVNEAPAQSELPRWVKFGLVLYLFLMFLPLQPHLAGINLIPFRLFLLVTIIPFTLIRIRSDSGFDRIDALMALLSFWVFLSFIVNHGMARFEFAVMSAIEYYGGFLVGRVLVTSLSGFRFFLNAFVIALALMIPFAVIENRTGTNLWLDFFIKFSTTNMPGPPEMRFGGFRVNSVFAHPIHFGIAGSMFLGCYFTLYRWGEGRAVRVLVALAVVFLAQSSAPMLSVGGQLGLLAWGVMSRDRWKLLLALFVAAFVFLSIASDRGPIIILVETMTLNPRTAWWRIHIWNFGIENVWQNPIFGLGMRDWVRPHWLAPTVDNFWLLIAMRHGLPAVACLIGAVAITITRIMRATYAQPDMERARLGYLISMLGYIIAFATVFAWGQMVALSMVFLGAGAFLFAPTNGGTPDEESTNIQPPTPRAIAPRYTRFPAKK from the coding sequence TTGCTCCGAAGCCCCACTCTCATCCCGGATGCCCATGTCAACGAGGCACCGGCACAATCCGAACTCCCCCGTTGGGTCAAATTCGGGTTGGTGCTCTACCTTTTTCTGATGTTCTTACCGCTCCAGCCACATCTGGCGGGGATCAACCTAATCCCGTTCCGGCTGTTCCTTCTCGTAACGATCATTCCCTTCACCCTCATTCGGATACGCTCTGACTCCGGCTTCGACCGGATCGACGCGCTGATGGCCCTTCTGAGTTTCTGGGTGTTTCTGTCCTTCATCGTCAATCATGGCATGGCGCGGTTTGAATTCGCGGTGATGTCAGCGATTGAATATTACGGCGGTTTTCTGGTTGGCCGCGTGCTGGTCACCTCGCTGTCCGGATTCCGGTTCTTCCTCAACGCCTTTGTCATCGCACTCGCACTGATGATCCCCTTCGCGGTGATCGAAAACCGCACCGGAACGAACCTTTGGCTCGATTTTTTCATAAAGTTTTCGACAACAAACATGCCTGGACCTCCCGAAATGCGCTTCGGTGGATTCAGGGTCAATTCGGTCTTTGCCCACCCGATCCATTTCGGCATCGCAGGTTCAATGTTCCTAGGCTGCTATTTCACGCTCTATCGCTGGGGAGAGGGCCGCGCGGTCCGTGTGCTCGTTGCGTTAGCCGTTGTGTTCTTGGCCCAGTCGTCGGCGCCCATGCTCTCGGTGGGTGGGCAACTTGGGCTGCTTGCGTGGGGTGTCATGAGCCGCGACCGCTGGAAGCTTCTTCTGGCTTTGTTTGTCGCTGCTTTCGTGTTCCTCAGCATTGCGTCCGATCGCGGCCCGATCATCATTTTGGTCGAGACGATGACCCTCAACCCCCGTACTGCTTGGTGGCGGATACACATCTGGAACTTCGGCATCGAAAACGTCTGGCAAAATCCGATCTTCGGATTGGGGATGCGCGATTGGGTGCGGCCGCACTGGTTGGCCCCCACGGTGGATAATTTCTGGCTCTTGATCGCCATGCGGCATGGGCTGCCTGCAGTTGCCTGCCTGATCGGCGCGGTGGCCATCACCATCACCCGCATCATGCGGGCAACCTACGCGCAGCCGGATATGGAGCGCGCGCGCTTGGGCTATCTCATCTCGATGCTCGGCTACATCATCGCCTTCGCGACCGTGTTCGCATGGGGGCAAATGGTGGCGCTCAGCATGGTCTTCCTCGGCGCCGGCGCCTTCCTCTTCGCCCCCACCAATGGCGGCACGCCTGACGAGGAAAGCACTAATATCCAACCACCAACCCCGCGTGCAATCGCGCCGCGCTATACGCGGTTTCCGGCCAAAAAGTGA